Proteins encoded within one genomic window of Oncorhynchus masou masou isolate Uvic2021 chromosome 1, UVic_Omas_1.1, whole genome shotgun sequence:
- the LOC135553614 gene encoding fatty acid binding protein 1-B.1-like produces the protein MSFSGKYQMESHDNFESFMKAVGLPDELIQEGKDIKSISEIEETGDHFKVTVTTGTKILTNSFTIGQETELESPTGERVNSVVMREGNKLTAILNGIEYVTELTDANTLVNTMTLSGMSYKRTSKRM, from the exons ATGTCTTTCTCAGGGAAATACCAGATGGAGTCACATGACAACTTTGAGTCTTTCATGAAGGCTGTTG GTCTCCCTGATGAGCTTATCCAAGAGGGCAAAGACATCAAGAGCATCTCTGAGATTGAGGAGACTGGAGACCACTTCAAGGTGACTGTCACCACGGGGACAAAGATCCTCACCAACTCCTTCACCATTGGCCAGGAGACGGAGCTCGAGTCGCCGACCGGGGAGAGGGTCAAT TCTGTGGTGATGAGGGAAGGTAACAAGCTGACGGCCATCCTGAATGGGATCGAATATGTCACAGAACTTACAGACGCAAACACCCTCGTCAAC accatgactctgtctggcaTGTCATACAAGAGGACCAGCAAACGAATGTGA
- the LOC135553732 gene encoding fatty acid binding protein 1-B.1-like, producing MSFSGKYQMESHDNFESFMKAVGLPDELIQEGKDIKSISEIEETGDHFKVTVTTGTKILTNSFTIGQETELESPTGERVNSVVMREGNKLTAILNGIEYVTELTDANTLVNTMTLSGMSYKRTSKRM from the exons ATGTCTTTCTCAGGGAAATACCAGATGGAGTCACATGACAACTTTGAGTCTTTCATGAAGGCTGTTG GTCTCCCTGATGAGCTTATCCAGGAGGGCAAAGACATCAAGAGCATCTCTGAGATTGAGGAGACTGGAGACCACTTCAAGGTGACTGTCACCACGGGGACAAAGATCCTCACCAACTCCTTCACCATTGGCCAGGAGACGGAGCTCGAGTCGCCGACCGGGGAGAGGGTCAAT TCTGTGGTGATGAGGGAAGGTAACAAGCTGACGGCCATCCTGAATGGGATCGAATATGTCACAGAACTTACAGACGCAAACACCCTCGTCAAC accatgactctgtctggcaTGTCATACAAGAGGACCAGCAAACGAATGTGA